A region of Marnyiella aurantia DNA encodes the following proteins:
- the pafA gene encoding alkaline phosphatase PafA, translated as MKKFSALVFVALSVFSLNAQNTKSADNEKPKLVVGIVVDQMRWDFLYRYETKYGKGGFKRLMNEGYNLNNVMINYVPTVTALGHTSIYTGSVPSIHGIAGNDWTDRETGKNVYCTTDSSVKGVGSTSERIGAHSPHQLWSTTITDQLGIASNFRSKVVGVSLKDRASVLPAGHNPTGAFWFDEGTGHFVTSSYYMSELPKWLKDFNAQDWGSRLVANGWDTSLPIAQYTESTADDVSWEQLLGSAKTPVFPYKNLAADYAAKKGIIRTTPFGNTLTLKVAEAALDAYKMGRNQDTDFLAINIASTDYVGHSFGPNSIEVQDTYLRLDKDLENFFAMLDKKVGKDNYLVFLSADHGGAHSLGYMETNKMLTGLFDDGLQKNLEEELKTRYNHEKLIWAVDNYQIYLNQQLIREHKLDAEDIKQNIINRLNRDPRVLYAVDLAKIGSAAIPEPIKSRIINGYNWQRSGDIQIISHDGMLPNYAKKGTTHSVWNSYDAHIPLIFMGKGVKKGQSTKPYHMTDIAPTLAQILKIENPSGNIGEPISEVIGN; from the coding sequence ATGAAAAAATTCAGTGCTTTAGTATTTGTTGCGCTTTCTGTTTTCAGTCTAAACGCACAGAACACAAAATCAGCAGACAATGAGAAACCGAAGTTGGTTGTTGGAATAGTTGTAGACCAAATGCGGTGGGATTTCCTTTACCGTTATGAAACCAAATATGGAAAAGGAGGTTTTAAACGGCTCATGAATGAAGGTTATAATCTGAACAATGTGATGATTAACTATGTTCCAACGGTTACAGCTCTTGGTCATACATCAATTTACACAGGTTCGGTGCCTTCAATCCATGGTATTGCAGGAAATGACTGGACAGACCGGGAAACCGGCAAAAATGTATACTGTACTACAGATTCATCGGTAAAAGGTGTTGGATCGACTTCGGAAAGGATTGGCGCACACTCTCCGCACCAGCTTTGGAGCACAACCATAACAGATCAGTTGGGAATTGCTTCTAATTTCAGGTCTAAGGTAGTCGGTGTATCACTGAAAGACAGAGCTTCCGTGTTGCCGGCCGGACACAATCCAACGGGAGCTTTCTGGTTTGATGAAGGTACGGGACATTTTGTGACCAGTTCTTATTACATGAGTGAACTGCCCAAATGGCTGAAGGATTTCAATGCTCAAGATTGGGGCTCGCGACTTGTGGCCAACGGATGGGACACTTCTCTTCCCATTGCACAATACACCGAAAGTACAGCAGATGATGTTTCCTGGGAGCAGCTTTTAGGAAGTGCCAAAACTCCTGTCTTTCCATACAAAAACCTGGCAGCCGACTATGCTGCCAAAAAGGGGATTATCCGCACTACACCCTTTGGCAATACGCTTACCCTAAAAGTAGCCGAAGCCGCACTTGATGCTTACAAAATGGGCCGAAACCAGGATACGGATTTTCTTGCCATTAATATTGCCTCCACAGATTATGTTGGGCATTCCTTTGGCCCAAACTCAATCGAAGTTCAGGATACCTACCTAAGATTGGATAAAGACCTGGAAAATTTCTTTGCCATGCTTGACAAAAAAGTTGGCAAGGATAACTATCTGGTATTCCTGTCGGCAGACCATGGCGGTGCGCACTCTCTTGGGTATATGGAAACAAATAAGATGCTGACAGGCCTTTTTGATGATGGTTTGCAGAAGAATCTGGAAGAGGAGCTTAAAACCCGCTATAACCATGAAAAGTTAATCTGGGCAGTAGACAATTATCAGATCTATCTGAACCAGCAACTCATTCGTGAACATAAACTGGATGCTGAAGATATCAAGCAAAACATCATCAACCGTCTGAACCGGGACCCACGTGTACTTTACGCTGTAGATTTGGCTAAGATAGGTTCGGCTGCGATTCCAGAACCTATTAAGTCCAGGATCATCAACGGTTATAACTGGCAGCGCAGTGGCGATATACAGATAATCTCACACGACGGGATGCTTCCAAACTATGCGAAGAAAGGAACAACTCACAGTGTATGGAATTCTTATGATGCTCACATTCCTCTGATATTTATGGGAAAAGGTGTAAAGAAAGGGCAGAGCACTAAGCCCTACCATATGACGGATATCGCCCCCACACTTGCGCAGATCCTGAAAATCGAAAATCCAAGCGGAAATATCGGTGAGCCGATTTCGGAGGTAATTGGAAACTAA